The genomic stretch cgctgaaatcgagagtcagacacctaactaactgaaccacccaggtgccccaaacattaACAAAGGAACTTTTTGTCAGAAATAATTTGATATGtgttttaaatacaaattcaaatTTACTGATTAAGTAGATAATTAAAGACTAAAAGATtggaacaaaatggaaaataacagtATAATGATAGCCATGCCATTCGACTACAAGAATTTGAGGATTTGGAGAGTCTAGGTGATTTTCTCACTGTAAGTGATCATCTCCTAAAAAAGGaaagcctactttttttttttttaaagtgacttcCATACTGTAATTGCAAGACCAGCCCTATGTTCCTGTTAAATCAAAAGGTTTAGGGGTCACttagggaagaaaagagatttttcaGCCTGGTCTGCAAGTGAAATGATATCATGGAGGTGTACTACTTTTGCTGAGATCACACTCCCAGCTTCGTGGGAGCAGTGCAGGGTTATTGCCACCAGTTGCTGAGGACCACCCTGCAGTGGAACAAGCTCAGTGGGTGCATGCAACTCATTGACCAGGGCCAGGTTACAGTCCTTCACTGTAGTAATGCCACACTCTCATCATGGACACTAATTAGTGTCAACCTAACTTTCTCACTTTAAAACCTacattttgttgttgcttttaaaaatacagtctttgaagggtgcctgggtggctcagtgggttaaagcctctgccctcgggtcaggtcatgatcccagggccctgggatggagccctgagtcaggcgctctgctcagcagggagcctgcttcccctcctgtgcccccgcccccctctgcctctgcctacttgtgatctctagctgtcaagtaaataaataatttttttttaaatgtagtcttTGAAAAAGAACCATAGGGAAAAAAAGTATATCTGGATTGGAAAGCATTGCTTAATTACCTTCAGCTGATGAATCAGGAACACAAATGACAAACCTTACATCTCTTAGGGTACACATATGTATACTCCCTTAAGGAATTTGCATTTAATCTTGAATGTATATATTCCTGGTAAGCACTACGATCTACTAAGCAAAATATACATGAGATTGTATGTGTGGTATGATTTAAGTAATGTATTTAATGTattaaataatgtattaataCACATAGACAAAAGACCAGAGGAAAATAGGCTGAAGAAATTATAAAGTGACATTACACAGGAGGAAATACAAACACATGGCAAAATAAGCCACACCAGTAATCAAAAAAAATAGTAACGTGTTATTTATACCTATTAGTTAActatttatataactatataaccatataactatatatataactatataatatataaatatatattatgtatattacatatttaatatatgtgtatacataaattatatgtgtataaaattatatacacatatatatttttaatatattatatttatataatatataatttatatacataaatatatatttagaaaatatatattatgtaatatatgtatatagaaaaaatacattatgaaattatatatattatgtaaaatatatattacataatatattttttctatattatatagttatatggctatatataatatgtatattacataatatatattttatatatatatataaaataggctctgcacccagcaaggagcccaacacaggactcagcacagctcatgaccctgagatcaagacctgagctgagatccagacctggacacttaactgattgaatgAATCACTGAGGCATACCCTCTattagagaactttaaaaaaaatttttttttctgataatgaTGTTATCTGTTACGCTAggaatttggaaaacagaaaagtttggggtgcctgggaggctcagttggttaaacgtctgccttcagctcaggtcatgatcccagggtcctgggatcaagccctgcacaggcctctctgctcagcagggagcctgcttctccctctgcctctgcctgctgctctgcctacttgtgatctctctccatcaaacaaataaataaataagatcttaaaaaaaaaagttttaataagaaaataaaaatcacccataaTTCTTCCAGCAAAAGTTTTAGTACAGATACTCTTTTGATGCATTTCTCGTTTCCTTTTTCATacacaaattaataataattctgttttcaagtaccatacaaaaaattttttctgcATTATTAAATATCTATAATATCAAGTaattggaaacaacctgaatgtcccCTCAGTAAAACGATCAGTTTAAATGATAACAAATTAATTCAATGTAATACGTAGTCTGCAGAAGCAATAATGAAGatttaatttcaaaagaaaatgtgatcagttcaatggaaaaaagccatatgaaaaatgataaatatgctGTAATTGTATCTGCTTGTTTATGTCACAGTAATTTCCATGCCCTGAAATCCCTGTACATCTTTCGTACCTCAACTTCAGTGCCGCCACTTTGAGAatcctgctttccttctctaGTTCTCCCAAGCAGACTGCTTTCCAGGGGTACCCTTTCGACCTAGTATCTATTGCCTTTTTAGCTATTATCAGGTTGTATTACTGTTAAAGGGGCAGGGCTGTCTTTGTATTTTGTCACCCCCTCACACCTAACACTATGTGCCTGATGAAACAATATTTATTGAAGTCTGATTCTTAGTGTAAAGCTGAGGTTTTGTGGCgtatacaaaggaaaaaatcattCCTAATTTCCAATAAAAGTAATCACGTAATGAGAGAcaatataaatagaataattataCATAGATCATAAAGAATTAAATCCTTGAAAACTGCACATAGGGATAAGTTCTCAAGAGCAATTACAAAGAAAGCATTAACAATAGCAAATAACACCCATTGTATAAGTACATATTTTTGTAGTCACTTAATCGGGACCAAAATAAACACTGCTCCCAAAATAGATGTTCCTTTTTGCAACATAAAGTTCTGTAATTTAATACTATACATTTGAATATTGAtggctggggatggggagcaACATCTATACAAGCAGTTTTAATtgcaaaaatgttcttttttataccATGTGTCAGTATAACTATACCACTCATTAGAatattcttcttctcttgggcgcctgggtggctcagtgggttaagccgctgccttcggctcaggtcatgatctcagggtcctggaatcgagtcccgcatctggctctctgctcagcagggagcctgcttcctcctctctctctctgcctgcctctctgcctacttgtaatctctctttgtcaaataaataaataaaatctttaaaaaaaaaataaagaatattcttcttctctaaaaataaagattgtGGCCTCATCAGAGCTCCTATACAGTGCCCAGTACCTTACAGATGTCCCAGAATGCTTCTGGAATTTGAACTTTTATGTGAGAAGAATATTTGGGGGCTAGATCAGTTGAGAGGAAGCttgatatattaaatttataattttaataaaaaattttgataaatacttagcaaatttatcatttttatagtgAGTTTGGTGTTTCCTCCTTGGTCAGAGACCTGTTTTCTTCACCTTTAGTTAGAAGCctggattttcttttcagattgaGGCCCAATGTATACAACATACATTTCAACTAAGAAAAGATGCCCacctaggaaaaagaaaaaatcttttttttaaaaatgatataaggggcacctggctgattcagtcattgaagcatgtgactcttggagttgtaagtttgcaccccacatggggtgtagagattaattaaaaataaaatctttaaaaaaagatgatataGTGAAATAGAATCTGGCATGTTTTAGCTACATGTATACAACTTGAATGCAATTGAACTTCCATGCAGTTAAAGTTAATTTTCATGTACTTAAAAATGATGTGTAGAAATTGAGCCCATTATTTCCCCCCATTGTACTAGAGTGTGTATTAGTGTCACTACTATTCAGACTATAAGTCTGAATTATAGATATGAAAATTAAGGAACGTAGTAGCTTTTTTCAGATCACATATGTACTGAATGTATCTGTTATAATCTTGATTATATAATTGGGGGAtacatgtctttatttttttaactggacAGTCATGTGTCTTGTGTAGGCAAAACCATTCACCTTTATATAAGTTACTATACTTTGTGAGAATTATTCCCTGctgattttattcataaaaattctgaaaatataagATAATATGTGACATTTACTTAATCTCCTTAAGTTAGTGGTTCTTAATCCTTTTTGCATCAGAGAATTTTATTTCAACATTCCAGGGGGGGAAAAAgtacatatatgtaaaattttatatagCCAGTGTTTCCCCTGAATCTAGTCCTGgattttctgctttttatatAGATGCATTTTTATATCCTGTATCTTTGATATATGAATTCTGAATTAATTATACTGTGTGCTTTTAGAAGTGTCAAGAGATCTCATTATGAAGCAGATTCTTTATAAAGGTTTTTCGTAATACAGCAGATTTCTTACATGttttattaagcattttttcattgtaattctgaaattttctttctgaattgaAATAGTTACTTTATATGCtatatttttctctcagcttTATTTTTCTGGCTATTGTCTCTTGACCAACaacagattttctctttttattctagaTTCTGAAGAGGCTCGGTCTGTAAATCCTTCCAGTGTTGATGAAAATATTGActctgagacagagaaagactctCTCATCTGTGAAAGTAAACAGATAATTCCCAGTAAAGCACCTCTTCCATCTGCTCTTGATGAATATGAGttcaaagatgatgatgatgaagaaataaataaaatgattgatGACAGACATATTCTTAGGAAAGAGATACGAAAAGAGAATGAAGCTGAAGTAGAAAAGAATAGTTTATTTACCAAACAGGAGAAAGCTTTCTATCCTAaatcatttaaaagtaaaaaacaaaagccatcgAGAGTTTTGTATTCAAGTTCTGAAAGTTCAGATGAAGAAATTCTTCAGAATAAAAAGGTTTCTGCTCCATGTTCTGTCCCTGAAACGTCAAATTCTGATACACAAACCAAAAAGGAATATGGAGTTTCAAATGAACACAAACAGAAAGgcaaagctaaaagaaaattaaagaaccagaacaaaaataaagagaaccaAGAGCTGAAGCAtgaaaaagaggggaaagaaaatacCAGATTAACAAACTTGACAGTTAATACTGCACTAGATTGCTCAGAAAAGACCAGAGAGGAGGGgaattttagaaaatcttttaGCCCGAAAGATGATACTTCGTTACATTTATTTCATATCTCCACAGGTAAATCTCCCAAACATTCTTGTGGACTAAGTGAAAAGCAGTCAGCACCACTAAAACAAGAACATACTAAAACATGTTTGTCACCAGGAAGTTCTGAAATGTCTTTACAGCCTGATCTTGTTCGGTATGATAATACAGAATCTGAATTCTTGCCAGAAAGTTCAAGTGTAAAATCTTGTaagcataaggaaaaaaataaacatcagaaAGATTTCCACTTAGAATTTGGTGAAAAGTCAAATGCCAAAGTAAAGGATGAAGATCATAGTCCAACATTTGAAAATTCAGATTGCACactgaaaaaaatggataaagagggtaaaacattaaaaaagcatAAATTGAAAcataaagagagggaaaaagaaaagcataaaaaagagattgaaggtgaaaaggaaaagtacaaaaataGAGATAGTGCTAAAGAGTTGCAGCGGAGTGTAGAATTTGATAGAGAATTttggaaagagaatttttttaaaagtgatgagACTGAAGATCTGTTTTTAAATATGGAGCATGAGTccctaacagaaaaaaaatcaaaattggaaaaaaacataaaagaagatAAATCAACCAAGGAAAAACATGTTTCAAAAGAGAGGAATTTTAAGGAAGAACGAGAGAAGATTAAAAAGGAAAGTGAGAAAtctttcagggaagaaaaaacaaaagatttaaaagaagaaagagagaacatacccatagataaagaaacagaatgcAGTTCTTTAGGAACAAATGCCAGTGAAGAATCTACAGGGTTACATTCAATGGAAAAGGAAATAGAGatggaaaaacaagaaaagcatataaaagaaaataaggaaaaatctgAGAGGCGGTTTCAGACTAAAGAAAAGGATGTTGagaagactgaaagaaaaaatgctgaaaaagaaaagaagaccaaACATGAgcataaatcagagaaagacaagttaGATCTTAGTGACTGTGttgacagaataaaagaaaaagacaggttGTATTCACATCACTCTGAGCGTTGCcacaaagaaggagagaagataaAAAATATCACCACtgtgaaaaaaattgatgatagagagaaaagtagagaaaagatGGATAGAAAACATGacaaagaaaaacctgaaaaagagAGGCATTtagcagaaaacaaagaaaagcacttgatagaaaaaaaaaacaaacaagcagacaaTAGTGACTATACTAAAtcagaaaagagcaaaaataaagaaaaagacagggaggtagataaaaaggaaaaatcgaGAGATAAAGAAGGTGTAAATATAACTAACTCCAAACACTTCCAGGAGGAGAAGAAGTCAAGTATAGCAGACAGTAGTAAAGCACAACATGAGAAAACTTTATcccttaaagaaaaaacaaaagatgaacCTTTGAAAACgccagatggaaaagaaaaagataaaaaagataaagacatAGACAGATACAAAGAAAGAGACAAGCATAAGGATAAAATTCAACTAAATAGTTTACTCAAAGTAAAATCTGAAGCAGATAAGCCTAAACTTAAGTCATCACCAGCATCAAAAGATACTCGACCTAAAGAAAAGAGGTTAGTGAATGATGATTTAATGCAGACAAGTTTTGAACGAATGCTAAGCCTTAAAGACCTAGAAATAGAGCAGTGGcacaaaaaacacaaggaaaaaattaagcaaaaagaaaaggagcGGTTGAGAAATCGGAATTGTTTAGAACTTAAagtgaaagataaagaaaaaacaaagcattcGCTAGCTGAGtccaaaaataaagaacttaCTAGGTCAAAGAGTTCAGAGTTGACTGATGGTTATACCAAGGAGAAACAGTCTAAAGATGTTGTAAGTAACAGATCACAATCTGTTGATGCcaaaaatataacaaatgtaGGGAAGTCATCTTTTGTTTCAGATAATAGCTTAAACAGATCTCCTAGATCCGAAAGTGAAAAGCCAGGTCTCAGCTCCAGATCTGTATCCATGATTTCGGTTGCTAGCTCAGAAGATTCCTGCCTTACCACAGTGACAACCCCCAGGCCTCCAGTTGAATATGACTCTGACTTTATGTTAGAGGGCTCAGATTCCCAAATGTCCTTTTCCCAGTCACCGTTTTTGCCAGTTGCCAAATCTCCTGCCCTTCATGAAAGGGAATTAGATAGTTTGGCTGAACTTCCAGAGCGGATTAAACCACCATATACAAGCCGACTTCCAACATCCCATCTCCGATCATCTTCTGTAGAAGATGTTAAACTAGTTATAAATGAGGGGAGACCAACTGTAGAAGTTCGAAGATGTAGTATGCCATCTGTCATTTGTGAACATACAAAACAATTCCAAACAGTATCAGAAGAAAGCAGTCAAGGTGGCTTAGCTGTGCCAAgagatacttgtctttctcccaAATCTGAGGTGCCCTCAAGTGTGCCTGAGAGAGAACTTTCAAATGTGTCTAACATTCATTCCAGTTTTGCTGCCTCTCCAACTAGATCTGTAAGCAGCAAATACATTTCAGCTGATATAAATGTTATCAAGAGTACTGCTCCAGTGGGCACTTTAATGGACAGTCCTGTGCATTTAGAGCAATCTAATCAGGTTGGTGTGATCCAAAATAAATCATGGGAGGTGCCTAATGACGGACTGGAGTCATTAAGCACCAGTGACTTGAGCTGCCCAAATTCTAGTGCACCTGATCAAGATTCTTCTGTTCAGGGTTTTtgtaattctgaaaacaaaatactaaaagaacaGAACACAGATTTTTTATCCCTGAACCAGACTCAACTACCAGGAAACTCTTGTGCTCAGGACCCTGTGTCCTTTCTGCCTTCACAGCAACCTTGTTCTTTCCACAGCCAATCACTTTCAGATGCTGAATCTGTTTCTAGACATATGTCTGTATCATATGTTGCCAATCAAGAGCTGGGTATTACACAACAGAAAAATGCCGTTCAAATTATGAATTCTGTTTTAGATACTGATAATGAATCTacgaaagaaatggaaaatactttTGTCCTAACAGATGTCAGAAAGACAGATGCCTTTGTCCCAGTGTACTCTGAAAGCACTGTTCAAGAAGCATCACCAAATTTTGAAAAGGCTAATACTTTGTCTGTATTACCACCAGAAAAAGACTTTAGTGGAAGTGATGCTTCTTCCCAGCTAAATACACATTACACATTTAGCAAACTAATGTATAAGTCTTCCAGTGGCCATGAGGTTGAAAGTAGCACTTCTGATATTCAGGTTATTTCAcatgataaagaaaacaaactggaGAGTTTGGTCTTAACTCACCTGAATGATAAATGTGATTCTGATTTATGTGAAATGAGTACAGGGATGCCAAAAGGAAACCTAAATGAACAAGATAATCCAAAACATTGCCCTGAAGGTGAAAAGTGTTTGCTTTCCATGGAGGATGAAGAATCACAACAAAGCACTTTATCAAGTCTGGAAAACCATTTACAACAACCGGCCCAACCAGAGATGCATAAATATGGTCAAATAGGTAAAGTAGAATTAGAAGAAAATGCTGACGACGATAAAACTGAAAATCAGATCCCGCAAAGGATGactagaaacaaagcaaatacaGTGGCAAATCAGAGCAAACAGATTCTTGCTAGCTGTACACTATtctcagaaaaagacaatgaatCTTCATCTCCTAGAGGAAGAATAAGGTTGACTGAAGAAGATGACCCCCAGATTCACCACCCACGGAAAAGGAAAGTGTCACGTGTACCACAGCCTGTGCAAGTGAGTCCCTCTTTACTGCAAGCAAAAGAGAAAACTCAGCAGTCTCTGGCAGCCATTGTAGACTCTCTGAAACTAGATGAGATTCAGCCATACAGTTCAGAGAGAGCGAATCCGTATTTTGAATACTTGCACATAcggaaaaaaattgaagaaaagcgCAAACTGTTGTGTAGTGTTATTCCTCAAGCACCTCAGTATTATGATGAGTATGTGACATTTAATGGATCCTATCTCCTGGATGGAAACCCCTTAAGCAAGATTTGCATTCCCACAGTAAGTAACGTCACTTAACACGAATctgctgtccagtagaagtatgATGCAAGTCATTTacgtagttttattttttctagtagccacattttaaaaagtaaaaagaaacagttaaaattaaacattttatttaacccagtatatTCAAAATAACTACTTCAAAATATATCAGTGTAGAGAAGTTGTTTATGAATGAGACatgttatattccttttttttttttttttttttttgtactaagtATTAGAAATCTGGTGTACGTATAGTACCTCTCAGTTCAAAGTAAATGCATTCAGTAGCCATGTGTGGCTAGCGGCTACCTTATCAATCAGCACTGGTctatagtgttttctttttccttacctgCTTTTCCTTCATCCCCAAAGAGGTATGCTTTTATTTCGCTGACTCACTTACATGTGCATCAAGAACAGTCTTCTCTGGAATTTCCCTCTGTTGAGCCTCTTCTTGCTGGTGtattcttaatattctctctcagtTGGCCTTTATCCACCCATTCCAAACATACTTGTTTTTCCTTCATCCTGGGGAGAAAAAACTTACCCTGTGACTGTGCCAGTTTGTCACGATCTCCTTGTCTCTTTCCTTTACTACCACACTCTTGAAGAGTAGTCCATGCCTGatgttttctctttatcactgccTATTTATCCCTTAAACCATATGCACAGATCACCAGTGAGCTTGTGGTGCCACATTTGTtggcctctttttctttctacttgatCTTTGTCACATTTGACATTGTGACCATCTTGTTCATAAAACTTGCCCCTCCTTGGTTTTTAGATGGTACGCTCTTCTGGTTCCCTTTCCTCAATGAcatatctttttctctctcttttaatgacTCCTGTACCCACCCTTAAAGCATCAGAGTTCCCTAGGAATCATTCTTCAGTCAACTTTTTGTCGTTGTGGTCTTGGCTATTCCTGTGGTTTCAGCACTCTTCACGTGTCAGTTTAGTCCCCTAAAATTCTTACCTTAGCCATGTCATCTCTTTTGACCTCCAGAATCAGATGTACATGCCTCTTGGGCAGCATTACCTATATGATCTGCAGATACCTGTCATAGGTTTAGTTCCCCAGGAAGTAGGCCCTAAGATTCTGCACAAAGCTTATTGGTAAGTGCTGTCAGGAACAATACCTATAACCATGTGAAGGAACCGCAGTTCAGCAGAGCAGGAAGTCGAACTGAGATGTAGTTGCAGCATTCATTTCAGCTGGAACTCAGGAGTGGGGTCACCCTTTTGACATGTAGCCTGCCTCTAAGGAGGGAACATGACCTTGGGCACACCAACTGTCTTCCCTTCCAGGGTTCCCATTGCCAGTTTCTTGAGAGGAACTCCAGAGAGCTTTCAGCCTCCAGCACTCCTGGGAGCTGGGGTTGAGTGCCTCATTCCTGAAGGAAAATTCTAACCATGCGCCAAGTATCCACTCCAACTTTAGATTCCCAAAGACCAAAAGAAATGATTTATCTTTCATTGTCTCAGAAGCAAATCTTTATTATTAGTGATGACACCAGAGTACTGACCTTCTCAGTTACCATATTCTATCTATTCTACCTTAGAACTCTCTCCATTAACTCTATCTTCCACCACTGCGCTGTTTTAGGGCTCTTGTCATCATCTCTCACTTAGAACATGCAGCAGctttgtcacttcttttttttcctactctctctctgcaggAGCATTCTCTTGTTGTGAAATATATATCCTGTTTAAAACAGtaaaggggctcctggctggctcaaatcagaagagcatatgactcttgatctcagggttgtgagttcaagtcctgcattggttTTAGAGATTtgcttaaataataaaacttaaaaaaaaaaaactcaacaataaaaaactaTTACCCTACTTAAGTATCTTAGCCGTGATTCGCTGTCTTCACATTACCTACAGCTTAAAATCTACATCTAGTCCTGTTGtaaccatttattttataatctgatCCCAATCTACCCCTTCAGCTTCGTTTCCTCACAACTTCCAAACACACCCAATAATTCAGCCATATTTCACTCAACTCTTCAACAGAAATCTGTTGTTTGCTACTCTTAGTAGTTagtgctgttccttctgcctgaaatacTGTTCCtgccaggctttttttttctattctcttccttGCCTTTCTTCCAGCTGTGTTGTCACTTCTGTGCAAAATCTTGTCAAAGCAGAAttgtttgtgtcttcctcataCTTTCACTATGATATCATAGTTAACTGCTCACATGTCTGCCTGTAATCTGATTAAGGGATAGAACACTATTTATCTCTTATAGAATGAGTCCCAAATTTATCTTTAGCTGTGAGTACACTATTGATTTCCCTAACTGTTTCTAGCTTCTTCTGAACATCACCTGAGTGTCCTGCAATAGCCATGTAATTATCAGGTCCAATACCAAACCAATTTATCCTATCTCaaaagagagcacaggtaggcagagcggcagggagagggagaagcaggctctccacttagcagggagcccgatgtgggacttgattccaggaccttgggatcatgacctgagctaaaggcagtcgcttaaccaactgagccactcaggcgccccttttgtttgtttttaatgagatttttttttttttaaagattttatttatttatttgagagagagagatcacaagcaggcagagaggcaggcagagagagagaggaggaagcaggctccctgctgagcagagagcccgatgcgggactcgatcccaggaccctgagatcatgacccaagccgaaggcagtggcttaacccactgagccacccaggtgcccctgtttttaatGAGAATTATTAAAGAAACACACAGCACAGTATAGTAGAAAGAACAGTAGTTTCCAGTTTGTCTGGATTTTATTACaaaccagctgtgtgatcttaaaTTTCCTTCTCTGATCCTTAATTTTCACATCCATAAAACCATAATACCAACCCTACCTCAAAGCAGGTTGAAATAGTACAGGCTATAACCCATTACATtttgtgctcgcttcagcagcacatatactaaaaaaatgttaaaacattttatagattTAAGAGGTTATCATTATTTTATCCCACTCAAAATAACCTTAAGGTTCATATTTATTAGAATTAATATGCAACCTTCCACCTTTTGTTCATAAAAGGCTGTGCTTTTGAGCTTACTGGACTGAAACTCATTTGTTCaatactttttttctaa from Neovison vison isolate M4711 chromosome 3, ASM_NN_V1, whole genome shotgun sequence encodes the following:
- the ANKRD12 gene encoding ankyrin repeat domain-containing protein 12 isoform X1, yielding MPKSGFTKPVQSENSDSDSNMVEKPYGRKSKDKIASYSKTPKIDRSDVGKEMKEKSSMKRKLPFTISPSRNEERDSDTDSDPGHTSENWGERLISSYRTYSEKEGPEKKKTKKEAGNKKSTPVSILFGYPLSERKQMALLMQMTARDNSPDSTPNHPSQTTPAQKKTPSSSSRQKDKVNKRNERGETPLHMAAIRGDVKQVKELISLGANVNVKDFAGWTPLHEACNVGYYDVAKILIAAGADVNTQGLDDDTPLHDSASSGHRDIVKLLLRHGGNPFQANKHGERPVDVAETEELELLLKREVPLSDDDESYTDSEEARSVNPSSVDENIDSETEKDSLICESKQIIPSKAPLPSALDEYEFKDDDDEEINKMIDDRHILRKEIRKENEAEVEKNSLFTKQEKAFYPKSFKSKKQKPSRVLYSSSESSDEEILQNKKVSAPCSVPETSNSDTQTKKEYGVSNEHKQKGKAKRKLKNQNKNKENQELKHEKEGKENTRLTNLTVNTALDCSEKTREEGNFRKSFSPKDDTSLHLFHISTGKSPKHSCGLSEKQSAPLKQEHTKTCLSPGSSEMSLQPDLVRYDNTESEFLPESSSVKSCKHKEKNKHQKDFHLEFGEKSNAKVKDEDHSPTFENSDCTLKKMDKEGKTLKKHKLKHKEREKEKHKKEIEGEKEKYKNRDSAKELQRSVEFDREFWKENFFKSDETEDLFLNMEHESLTEKKSKLEKNIKEDKSTKEKHVSKERNFKEEREKIKKESEKSFREEKTKDLKEERENIPIDKETECSSLGTNASEESTGLHSMEKEIEMEKQEKHIKENKEKSERRFQTKEKDVEKTERKNAEKEKKTKHEHKSEKDKLDLSDCVDRIKEKDRLYSHHSERCHKEGEKIKNITTVKKIDDREKSREKMDRKHDKEKPEKERHLAENKEKHLIEKKNKQADNSDYTKSEKSKNKEKDREVDKKEKSRDKEGVNITNSKHFQEEKKSSIADSSKAQHEKTLSLKEKTKDEPLKTPDGKEKDKKDKDIDRYKERDKHKDKIQLNSLLKVKSEADKPKLKSSPASKDTRPKEKRLVNDDLMQTSFERMLSLKDLEIEQWHKKHKEKIKQKEKERLRNRNCLELKVKDKEKTKHSLAESKNKELTRSKSSELTDGYTKEKQSKDVVSNRSQSVDAKNITNVGKSSFVSDNSLNRSPRSESEKPGLSSRSVSMISVASSEDSCLTTVTTPRPPVEYDSDFMLEGSDSQMSFSQSPFLPVAKSPALHERELDSLAELPERIKPPYTSRLPTSHLRSSSVEDVKLVINEGRPTVEVRRCSMPSVICEHTKQFQTVSEESSQGGLAVPRDTCLSPKSEVPSSVPERELSNVSNIHSSFAASPTRSVSSKYISADINVIKSTAPVGTLMDSPVHLEQSNQVGVIQNKSWEVPNDGLESLSTSDLSCPNSSAPDQDSSVQGFCNSENKILKEQNTDFLSLNQTQLPGNSCAQDPVSFLPSQQPCSFHSQSLSDAESVSRHMSVSYVANQELGITQQKNAVQIMNSVLDTDNESTKEMENTFVLTDVRKTDAFVPVYSESTVQEASPNFEKANTLSVLPPEKDFSGSDASSQLNTHYTFSKLMYKSSSGHEVESSTSDIQVISHDKENKLESLVLTHLNDKCDSDLCEMSTGMPKGNLNEQDNPKHCPEGEKCLLSMEDEESQQSTLSSLENHLQQPAQPEMHKYGQIGKVELEENADDDKTENQIPQRMTRNKANTVANQSKQILASCTLFSEKDNESSSPRGRIRLTEEDDPQIHHPRKRKVSRVPQPVQVSPSLLQAKEKTQQSLAAIVDSLKLDEIQPYSSERANPYFEYLHIRKKIEEKRKLLCSVIPQAPQYYDEYVTFNGSYLLDGNPLSKICIPTITPPPSLSDPLKELFRQQEVVRMKLRLQHSIEREKLIVSNEQEVLRVHYRAARTLANQTLPFSACTVLLDAEVYSVPLDAQSDDSKTSVRDRFNARQFMSWLQDVDDKFDKLKTCLLMRQQHEAAALNAVQRLEWQLKLQELDPATYKSISIYEIQEFYVPLVDVNDDFELTPI